A segment of the Anguilla anguilla isolate fAngAng1 chromosome 6, fAngAng1.pri, whole genome shotgun sequence genome:
TACCATTCACGCAGAACGCCTCTTGACTTCTCCTTGAAACAGTAGCTGGTCTCTTCGCCGTCCCAGATGGTGCGGGGCAGGGGGAATTTCCTCCGAACTCTGTACTTCCCCACCGCGCCTAGCGGTCTGCCCCGCAGCTTCTCAGCCTCCACGTAGTGCGCCTTCAGCCACAGTTGTTGGAGCTTGGGATGATTGTGTGGGGAGAATTGATGGCTCTCCAGTATTTTGTAGAGCTCCCTGAAGTTACCTCGGTGAAAGGCGACCACAGACTTAGCTTTGAGGACGCTTTCGTTCTTGTGGAGGTGGTCGCAGGCGGGGAGAGACCAGAGGAATCGGCCGAGCCTCTCCAGGTTCCCTCCTTGCTGTAAAACCTCGCATACGCACGCCACTTGCTCTTGGGTAAACCCGAAAGACGGCaacattgacatttttttcGGTGGATTAAATTCCCTCAGCCAAACCGACctacttttttaaagaaaagtgcGGAATGAAATTTTGTCAATATTCTGCGGTTAAATACACGCGCTTTGCGCTGTCTTGTGTCGCCGACATCCACCGCTGGAGAACGCCGGAGTTTGGTAAGTTGTTTGAAAGAACGATTTGTTCCAGTTCAAGTTCTCACTGACTTAAAGATCACTGTACAGACTGCTGATTGGTTCTACCGTTGCCCTATGCTATTGCAGCAAAGCAAAGCGAAGTTTGTTACTCCACTTCCTCCCCAGGGCTGAAACCGGAGTCCTCTTCTCCTGTTTACCCAACGGGACCGATGGTCACCGACCACCTCCATTTAATCAATTAATACAAACCTTTAAGCTATTGCACCCCCCaacctccagcccccccccccccccccccacacacacacacccaccaacagACACCCGCATACAACTTATTCTTGTTACTCACATTTAATGAAACCATTATTAAACGATCTGCCTGCACATTCTGGGTCATTTCTTGAATTGGTATAAGATAAAGACATAATCACGAGGTTATCTGTAGTGCTGAGAAGCGAACCTCGATTATTTGCttcttaataattattttcttcttcattattattattattattattagcattattattattgttattattactattgttcttgttgttgttgtttttgttcttggtggtggtggtgttgttgtTTGACAGAACTAATAATGTTGCCACCGCATTGATATTGTTGTAATTTCTAACGTAGCCTAATTCAACAAGTTGAGATGACATAACCCAGTGTGTGGTCTGTGCAGTATTGACCCAGTGTTGGGTTAGGCTACTCAGATAACAAATATTATAATTGAATCTGATCACCATTGGCCCGACAATTGttagattttgtgtgtgtgcgtgtgtttataataattaattaaatttctcGAAAAACGACAGTTCAgtggaatctctctctctctctctctctctctctctctctctctctacgtgtgtatgtgtgctgtgtgtgtgtgtgtgtgtgcgtgtgtgtgtttgtgtgtgtgtagtcacCTGCTCAGGCTTCCGTGCAATATGAAATATGTCCTGTACCAAGGCTTTGTTTCATGACTCTAATGGCAGTTTCATCTTCGTTCTGAAGAGTAATACTTTCTGCActgattttctctctttttcctatGCCTGCACAGTGAAACATAAAACCGGACCATTAGTAAATGGGCTCTGTGTTTCGCGAGCTCTCTACCGTCCAACCGGCGTTTTAGGGAATAGATCACATTTCTTTATCTTCACCTCAATCGGCAACGTGACACCAGGGCAACACAGCAGAGTCACTTCGCTTAATGGAGCACCTcttagtgtttttatttgaaagtgaaCGTCCACGTTGAAAACATggttgtcatttttgtgtatgtttctTGCAATTTGCCTATTGCAATAGCCTATATCTTACTAATTAAAGTCTGTTTTATACTGATAGCTCAAGGAATGTTTTAAATGAGAGTAGGCCTACGTTTCAAATTAGAGTGCCAAAACGATGAGAGGCATATTGGCTACCTATTAACTGTTCACTTTCTAAACGACATATTCAACTGGGGAAGAGCATCTCTGCTTTATTGGCTACATTTTATCAGGCAAATAAAATATAGGCTAGGAGATAATCTCGTGATGATGAGGGATAAACCGGTTGTATCGGCTAGGTTATTTCCAAATAACATATTCTTGTATTTCTACAGGCAGGGGTGCCACCAGGGGATTTCAGCATTTGTTCTTGCAAAGCGTCAACAGACGAATTGATAGAGGTTTCATTGCAGTGCATGAACAGTGCTTTTGTATGTGAAAATATTGGGGGTTTGCCAGTGGAGGTTAAAGTCTGAACTTTTGTCTGTGCATGaattcacagaaacacaacaacaatacaTTGTTGCAATGACTGACTATTGCCTATTGCCTATAATCCCAACATTTTCCTCATccaaaaattaatataatttgccCACAGTGCCAAAAATGAGCTGAAGCGTATGCTAATCATGGTTGTTTGGCATGTTTGCGTCACAGTACTCATAGCTTGGGTCTTCAGCTAAATAAGCTACCCGGAGTGTCCcctgtttttaaatgctttgttCATAATAAGGGACTGCTTACAAAGTTAAGTAACAGTTATACtgtaatcatcatcatcctcatcatcatcatcgtcatcatcatcatcatcatttctaTGCATGAAATCTACATAGAATGCATAGTCATGTTCTCAATTCATGTTGCATTTCTGAGAAGTTCTTTATAAAGTTTAAAGCATATTTTGGTAAGGTAACAGGTTCCAGGACTTATGTAGAGGGCACTGGGGAGACATAAAGGCTTGTTCTGTGAGGTGTCTCCTTCTCCTCAGGTTTCACTGATGTCAGTCCCACTGTGGATTCAGTGCACTGTTATACAAAACTCTGTGGAGTGGGCATGAGCTGTGCCAGTCAAAGCAGCTTGATGCTCTTTGGCAGGCAGATCAGCCCAAAAAGGCAGTCTGGTCGGCAGTGACCTTTTCCAAAGGCGTGACACCCCAAACTGAACCAAGACTGCACAGGAAGCGTTGCTTCATGCTGTGGCGTGACCAGTTACTGCACACTATGcttgttactattattattgctgtcTATATAACAGTTTAAGGCAGAGACAACTGAGGAAGAGGTCACAGCTACAAACTGGGTCACTCAGATGTGGTTGGCgatttaaagagagagagagagagagagagagagagaaagtgctaAAATATGCCTATAAGTTCACgctaaatataaattatggCTAAGTCCATTTCAGCAGCTCTGTCAGTCGCCTTTTTGACACGTCCTATTATTTCACTTCCTGCTTTGTaaggttttaaatgaaaatatcaatacCTGTCTCAGCAGGcatcttttattttctcattttctccatTAGCGATGCTCTGCTTGCGACTGAACAGCGCCTCTCCAATCAGTTCTGCGCGAGACATCTTTCAGGGGAGGCGGCCGATGATTTATTGAAACGGGACGGGCAGTCTGCGCGCATGTGCCGTTTCTCTTCCGCGGAGAAGGGGAATGCGCACCGAAATAGTGGTGGGTCTTTGAACGGCGCAGAACCTcgcgacccctgaccccctcaTTAGTGGAACGCGGAGGGCTGGCGTACCACGCTTTCTGGATCGGGTTACGCTCGTCTCCTGGTCTGCTGCAGTGCATTAAATGGCGAGCTTTGAAATTTTAGGAAGGTCAGGGGCCAGCCCTTTCAATAAGCCAAGCActtgtggggggtgtggggggggggttccttgTTTTTATGGCCTGCCTGCATATGGTTTACTGTGTCCATTTCTGATCATGTACAAAGTGATTGTTTTGGCTGCTTCAAATTGAATTTCTCAGAGCAGGGCACTAGTGCCTGAAGAGCAAGTTTGCCTTGGATTTAAGCTCATTGGTGAATAGTCATTTCCATCTTTACCTTGTGCAGAGGTCAATGGAACAGTAGGCTATGTTTAGAGAAAGCCTTTCAAGGGCTTGCAGGGCCACCAAGCTCTTAAGTCATTGTTAATATTTGCAACATTTAGCATCTACTAAGGTGGAGAAGTATCTTAGATGGTAGTTAAATGGGTGAAATGCATAGAGGTCATTTTTGCTCAATTGTCTTTGCAAATGGTATGTAATGTGTAAAAGTTCCAAATATTGTGCTGCAGGCGAAAAGTTAAAATATGCATACGAGTCATTAGAAGGTTTGTAACAAATAAGGCTTAGCTAAATTCAGTCATTATTTGACATCTGGAGAAAGCATGTGTAAATGTCATTCAAGCATATTGATTGGTGCAGAAATCTTTGCAGTCTAAGGACACCTCCTACGGTTACTGTAAATTTAGGGTACCTTGGAACAAGATGCAGAATGTTGCAATGGAATTCCTACAGCCAGGAATTGGTAACGGATATTTGTCAAACACCAACAGCACTGACTGTTGGAAATAGACTCTctcaattgtttttctttttaacaggAATTAAAACCGAACAATTATAATTCTGATCTGCCCTGCTTATACCTGTAATTCCTCTTTGGAAATCATGAACTTCCCCTTACGCTATATATTAAAGTGTGCATCCAAATAAGTTATGCTttgttaattttcataattaattttagCGAATGCCTTGAAAACTCCAGGGATGAAATGCTTTATATTCTGATACTAATTAGTTACTTTTAGTAAATATTCCCCTTAAAGGGGCAATTAAGAGATTAATATGATTAATCAACACAGAATTGTAAAGGTCTGTGAGGGggatatttgtaaaatataacaGTATATCAAACTCTTTTCCAATAATTCTGTCCCCTGCTCTCTTAGTGGCCCCTGGGGACCAGACAGCCCTGGAATCCCATTACCAACCGACAGGGCTTCATTTTGAGGGCGCTGTTTCCTCCGCTTCTCAATATTGCAAGAGGCGAAACCTGAAACCTGGCAATCAGGTAATCTGATGCCCAAGGTGACCGGGTCGTCTTCTGCACGCAGGTGACAGCAGGCCCCCTTTCCCGCGCCCGTCCCTAGCGGGGTGTCCCTGGAGGTGTGCTGATGTCAGAGCCTTCTTAAATGTCACGCACGTGTCACCTTGTGTGTCACACACGTGTCTTTGGGAGGGAAAGGGTGTTTTGTAAACTGGAAGACAGATGTCCAGGTCCTCGCAGAAtagagcctccccccccccccctccaaaacatCAAATTGCGCCAGAAAACTAAGGGGGTTAATTCAATCAAATAACTAAAAAACCTTGGATAGGATTCTACTGTACATGCAGATGTTATATCTATCACTGATTCAGCACCTAAACCATAAACCAAGCTTCCAGTCTTTACTGTGGAGAGAAAAGATGTACAGTGGATGCAATGTGTCATTGACAATCGTAATTATTAAGACGGAAGAAAAACAGTGGATTCATTTAAcctgtttttataaatataaagatTTAATGTAGGAGTATGGTGTTCAGAAAAATAAGttcacataattttcaaatacaaacagAAAGTTTGATTCAAGTTTTAAAACTCTATGACATTTAGACAACTCTTTGGTTTGAGTCAACAAGCATTTTTGaggtttcattttaattacattttatcttcATTATATGCCACAGTAATAGAGAGCCTATGTGAGCAATTGGTAttgacatcacacacaaagcTCACCACTCAGAATGACTGCGCAATGATCCATTTGAGCATATCTCAGAGTGGATATTCAGCTGCTGAACAACGGCCATCAGACACAACCAATGGTCTCCTGTAGATGACGTGACCTTAATTACCACCAACCGCTCCTCAACAATTTCCCATTCAGGCAGACAAAAATTCCATTCAAACACAATGTACTTTGCTATAGGCTTACTATAGTTACTGTATTAAGCAGATATTACATTTTCTTGATTCAAAATTGTTTAATGAGTAGCAGTGACAactgaaattgtattttgtaaagattaaaaatcattttttacaaaacaatgaTCACACTTGTACCAGCTCAAAGAATAATCAAACAGAAAGTAGGCATTGGACATgatgaattttaaatattatttttgactAAAATAAGATAGGAAGAGTCTCTTTTGTCTAACAGTGGCATAAGTGTCCTCAATGGTCTGAGTCCAGCAGACTGGGTTTCTCTGGCTAATCTATCTTGCCCACAAGAAAGGCACATCTGTCAATCACTCTTGTGTCACATGACTTGAGCAACGCCCCTCACTGACCACACCCCTCCATCTCTTCAACAAATTCATGGCTAATAAAGTTGAACAACtctgaacatttaaaatataatattaatattatataaacattacattaatattgtaatattataattatattgttatattacAACTTCCAAATTCCACAAAAAGTTTCAAtgttcaatttgtgtgtgtgtgtgtgtgtgtgtctgtgtgtgcacaagttGGGTACTGTTCTACTTCTGCTCTGTTCAAGCCCCATCAGTTCAACACTTACAGCCTTTTAAGTGAAGCCATCCACATCACAGAACATGCAGCATCATGTTCCATGGGAAGTGTTTCTGCTTAAATCAACGGTTCAATAAACAGGCCATTCCTCTATTATCTGGCCATTAAATATGCTGGTAAAAACTGctgaatagattttttaaaaacctttgtCTATGAAATGCTAATGGAGACCATCAGCACAAGGTATGGGAGGTGTAACCTATTGACAGGCTTCGGGGGTGGGTTGCTGACACTGGGGATTGTAGTGTTTGGTTACTTCCAATCCCTTTAACCAACCGTTCTTCCCCTCCACCACTCCCACACTCGAACCATCACCCACATCTCCAGTCAATCACAGCAAGACTGGGGAAGGGTGAGCCAGTGAGCTATGTAAAGGATTCCTGTTCAAGAGCAATGAAAAATTAAGGCATAGCATTCAATTCACTTCCCTGTCAACAGGGGGAGCTGCTGAGCAGCTGTCAatcccctcccccagctcctGAGAAAGCTTACGAATAATGTGCGTTATGTTCATTAATACGCCTTTTCCCTCTTCACACACATAGGCAAATAATATTTctcagaattaattttttttaccagcctAATGCATCCTGTGGCCCACGCTAAGCTAAACTGCACTACTTAACTGCAGCCCATGGTAGGGCGCAGTCCCCATACCACGAGAGGGCGCTGTGGAGACAGAGGGCAGCAGTGGGAGTAGAGGTTCAGCGCCGTGTTGAAGCGATGGACCGCTGATGCACGCACCAAGGGCTCCGCCCAGGCTGTAGCCACCCAGCGGTGGGGGCCCAAAGCTGGAATGGAGGTCAACGTCAGAGTGGCCTTTATCCCAGGACCCCCGAGTCTGAGcctcctccaccttcacctCTAAGGCTGGGAGGACGGAGTAGAGCGGCAGAGATTTCACAGGCAGTCCAGACTGCAGCCTCCCGCCTTCACTGGGGGGGCACGGGCCTTTGGTCGCCACAGAGACACTTGGGGTAAGCTGGCTGAAGAGCAGGGTCCCATGGAGCTGGCTGTAGGAGCTGCTGGTCCTGAAGAGGGGGCCAACTTGCGCCCCCCCAGAACTGCAGGTTGTCCTCATGTCCCCAGTCTGTTGGAGGACTGGCCCAATGTCTGGGCCACCCGCCCTAGCCACTGAGCCGTCTGAGCCACTGGACAAGGGGCGGGGGGAGAAGTCGTCAGTGCCCTTGCAGGACTCCGCCTCCGAACTGCAATTTCCGTCTGATTCGCTGCTGGGAGAGGAGAAGGACGGGTGAGAGGGAGGATAAGGGGGTGGGAGAGACCACGAGAAGAAAGCCAAGGTTCACACATAactaaaaacatgttccaaCTTTACATGAAAACAGCATCACGTATGAAATCAAATCCAGTGGCATCTTAACGCATTATCTTTATCATAAGGTGCTAATGTAGGCCACCATCCAACCTTGgttgaataaatgtgttgtgagggaggaagggagaatgGCCGGAggctttcgttttttttttgtacattacattacaagcatttagctgacgcttttatctagagcgacttacacaacttttaatcttttttttaacatagcattgcatccatttacacacctggatatgtactgaagcaatgcaggttaagtaccttgctcaagagtacaacgacagtgtcctacctgggaatcaaacctgtgaccagctccttacccattatactacactgccacccccacTAGGTCAACATACTACACTGCCGGGGCCCAGGGTAATTTAGTGTAATGTGCTCCATTGCGATTGATTGTATCTAGGGAAAGATTGGAGTTTTTACTTcattttgcttcagtatacaatGTGGCAAGTATTAATTGCTTGCGCTATCtttcatatagcctaatgcAAATTGGTATTAAACAGACAAACATAGCCTACAACcctattttgtttattaaaaaatacttttattgaacAATAAACATTAAATCACAACTATTTGAGAATCtatgttgatttttaaaaatattacacgTTAAATATTGCAGACTTATTTAATTTAGAAGAGTACAGGTGTAATAAGGATGTCTTGAtctcattttgtttattaaaaatgcttttattgaacaataaacataaaatcgTAACTAATTAAGAACCTATAttgattctttttaaaattaaatgtgactA
Coding sequences within it:
- the LOC118229383 gene encoding homeobox protein six1b-like yields the protein MSMLPSFGFTQEQVACVCEVLQQGGNLERLGRFLWSLPACDHLHKNESVLKAKSVVAFHRGNFRELYKILESHQFSPHNHPKLQQLWLKAHYVEAEKLRGRPLGAVGKYRVRRKFPLPRTIWDGEETSYCFKEKSRGVLREWYTHNPYPSPREKRELAEATGLTTTQVSNWFKNRRQRDRAAEAKERENSENNNAGNNKQNQLSPLDGGKSLMSSTEDEYSPPPSPDQNSMLLLQGNMNHSTSTSYPLSSLSAVQSVHNIQGHPHQLQDSLLGPLTSSLVDLGS